A stretch of Lactuca sativa cultivar Salinas chromosome 6, Lsat_Salinas_v11, whole genome shotgun sequence DNA encodes these proteins:
- the LOC111905125 gene encoding increased DNA methylation 1 translates to MRALKPMNRNPSKKEHFKTGSSNKKRRLLDDGHFAWKNGGTSSSKSQRISTRRSKRLENCNPKETQKSATILSWLVDSKIVPDSATIYYTGTTTQDGFKKGTIEANGIVCACCRSFFTVPGFQVHTGGRIIDNPYDAIGVDGIQGDGSITPLSQCMESALKKRDEPEHHGIKHVTTKETDGDIYDDACMLCADGGNLICCEQCNSTFHEKCLGMQVVPDEPYYCSYCACKLCGKPITKRDSSWLTCSLCEKQYHVKCSKESLTIDINRFPRAFCEKSCRSIHEKLESKLGVKRMLEDDLSWTLLHRFDREYGSYEVGATKRLECYSKLAVAFRLFTACFEPIRDRHTRINMIRNVVYNCGSDYQRINFRRFFTGIIEKGDEVIAVASIRVHGSNLAEIPFIATAERHRNKGMCGKLLSGIESVSHGLRLGYLFLFLDNIDLEKYGGLVIVSELNRQDLQDFGVRTLVIPSSSETIRVWNEKYGFNLLKEETKKEIMKLNVLMFHDCLRMQKTIRGYTFLLFLFL, encoded by the exons ATGAGGGCTTTGAAGCCTATGAACCGAAATCCGAGCAAGAAAGAGCATTTCAAAACAGGATCATCTAATAAAAAACGGAGACTACTTGATGATGGTCATTTTGCTTGGAAAAATGGAGGAACAAGTTCATCAAAATCGCAAAGAATCAGCACTCGTAGAAGCAAGAGGTTAGAGAACTGCAACCCCAAAGAAACACAAAAAAGTGCCACAATTCTATCATGGCTGGTCGATTCCAAAATAGTCCCAGATAGCGCAACCATCTACTATACAGGCACAACAACTCAAGATGGTTTTAAGAAAGGGACAATAGAGGCCAATGggattgtatgtgcttgttgtcgAAGCTTTTTCACTGTCCCGGGTTTCCAAGTGCACACAGGAGGGAGAATTATTGATAATCCCTATGATGCAATCGGAGTTGATGGAATTCAAGGAGATGGTAGTATTACTCCCCTTTCACAATGTATGGAATCAGCTTTGAAAAAACGAGATGAACCCGAACACCATGGGATCAAACATGTTACAACGAAAGAAACAGATGGCGATATTTATGATGATGCGTGTATGTTATGTGCTGATGGAGGGAATTTGATTTGTTGCGAACAATGTAACTCGACATTTCACGAGAAATGCTTAGGCATGCAG GTGGTGCCTGATGAGCCATATTATTGTTCGTATTGCGCTTGCAAGTTATGTGGAAAGCCTATTACCAAAAGGGATTCTTCTTGGCTCACTTGCTCTTTATGTGAAAAACAAT ATCATGTGAAGTGTTCAAAAGAGTCGTTAACGATTGACATTAATCGCTTTCCAAGAGCATTTTGTGAGAAAAGTTGTCGAAGCATTCATGAAAAGTTGGAAAGCAAGTTAGGAGTGAAAAGAATGCTTGAAGACGACTTGTCGTGGACTTTGTTGCACAGATTTGATAGAGAATATGGTTCTTACGAGGTTGGTGCAACCAAAAGACTCGAGTGCTACAGCAAGCTTGCGGTTGCATTCAGATTATTCACAGCTTGTTTTGAGCCCATAAGAGATCGACATACGAGAATCAACATGATTCGAAATGTAGTATACAATTGTGG GTCCGATTACCAAAGGATAAATTTCCGTCGCTTTTTCACTGGTATAATTGAAAAGGGTGATGAAGTTATAGCAGTGGCATCAATCAG AGTTCATGGAAGTAACCTAGCAGAGATACCATTTATAGCAACGGCTGAACGACACCGAAACAAAGGAATGTGTGGCAAACTGTTGAGTGGGATCGAATCTGTAAGTCATGGTTTAAGATTAGGGTATCTTTTCTTGTTTCTTGATAATATCGATTTAGAAAAATATGGTGGTTTGGTTATAGTATCCGAATTGAATCGGCAGGATCTTCAAGATTTTGGAGTTAGAACGTTGGTTATCCCTTCTTCATCAGAGACGATAAGGGTTTGGAACGAGAAATATGGTTTTAATCTTCTAAAGGAGGAGACAAAGAAAGAAATCATGAAACTGAACGTACTTATGTTTCATGATTGTTTAAGAATGCAGAAGACGATACGAGGTTATACCTtccttctctttctctttctctag